One Pontibacter deserti genomic region harbors:
- a CDS encoding helix-turn-helix domain-containing protein has product MELQQLEQRLRNIETLLLTQKTVLNFDEAASYTGLSKSYLYKLTSTAQIPHFKPQGKHIYFSKLELDQWLQRNAVTPLNDTDIEEQAATYITLKKMGGASC; this is encoded by the coding sequence ATGGAATTACAACAATTAGAGCAAAGGCTAAGGAATATAGAAACCCTACTCCTTACCCAAAAAACAGTATTAAACTTTGATGAAGCGGCAAGCTATACAGGCTTATCTAAGAGCTACCTGTATAAGCTTACATCTACTGCACAAATACCGCATTTTAAGCCCCAGGGCAAGCACATCTACTTTAGTAAGCTAGAGTTAGACCAATGGCTGCAAAGGAACGCTGTAACGCCTTTAAATGATACTGACATAGAAGAGCAGGCAGCAACCTACATCACTCTTAAAAAGATGGGAGGTGCTTCATGCTAA
- a CDS encoding site-specific integrase yields the protein MLGTYDLQSKALTSTDFLKFYQAYITTYTKADKRVLTASLKKFKAYLLDRHGKDKLQCKELTQNLIIGYKDYLETNHTGEGPLTYFNRFRKVVKYGLRENLFHKNPLPENLKFKSGGMNKGVLSLDEVKKLANTPCGNETIKRAFLFACNTGLRFGDIKELKWQHISNNELLIKQNKTQEVNRLRLNNNALKLIGEKAGPKDLIFPLPSFEGSTKTIRNWVTRAGIEKRITWHSARHSFATNILLLGYDIKTLSQLLGHTSIKHTQKYLSIADERKVQAVNALPDLGI from the coding sequence TTGCTAGGAACTTATGACCTGCAAAGCAAAGCCCTTACCAGTACTGATTTCCTGAAGTTCTACCAAGCCTACATCACTACTTATACCAAAGCAGATAAGCGGGTGCTTACTGCCAGTTTAAAGAAGTTTAAAGCCTACCTGCTAGACAGGCATGGCAAAGACAAATTGCAATGTAAGGAGCTTACCCAAAACCTTATTATAGGCTATAAAGATTACTTAGAAACTAACCACACTGGAGAAGGCCCGCTAACATACTTTAACCGCTTTAGAAAAGTAGTTAAGTATGGTCTTAGAGAAAACCTGTTCCATAAGAACCCACTGCCTGAAAACCTGAAATTTAAAAGCGGGGGCATGAATAAGGGAGTACTTAGTTTAGATGAAGTAAAGAAGCTTGCTAATACTCCTTGTGGTAATGAGACTATAAAGCGGGCTTTCCTGTTTGCCTGCAATACAGGCCTTAGATTTGGGGACATCAAAGAGCTTAAATGGCAGCATATAAGCAATAACGAGCTACTGATTAAGCAGAACAAAACCCAGGAAGTAAACCGCCTTAGGCTAAACAATAACGCCCTTAAACTGATAGGAGAAAAGGCCGGCCCTAAAGATCTTATCTTTCCCTTACCAAGTTTTGAGGGCTCAACTAAAACGATCAGGAATTGGGTAACAAGAGCAGGCATAGAAAAGCGCATTACATGGCACAGCGCCCGCCATTCCTTTGCTACTAACATACTCCTGTTAGGGTATGACATTAAAACACTTTCTCAGCTCTTAGGGCACACTTCAATTAAGCATACACAGAAATACCTTAGCATTGCAGATGAACGCAAAGTGCAGGCTGTAAACGCCTTGCCTGATTTAGGTATTTAA